Proteins encoded in a region of the Triticum dicoccoides isolate Atlit2015 ecotype Zavitan chromosome 3A, WEW_v2.0, whole genome shotgun sequence genome:
- the LOC119273322 gene encoding CASP-like protein 5B3, producing MKRVVESPGTWSGMALRLSQSVCAAASTFSMVSGFGYSNYSAFFSMNLALILQLLWSLGLAYKDIFALRNKKDLHTRDNLLIIVMVDWVVAIFMFSAACASASLTIFFMRDVNFCAAYSRLACRQFTLSVVLAFITWLL from the exons ATGAAGCGCGTAGTGGAGAGCCCGGGGACATGGAGCGGCATGGCGCTGCGGCTGTCGCAGTCCGTCTGCGCCGCCGCGTCCACCTTCTCCATGGTCTCCGGCTTCGGCTACTCCAACTACAGCGCCTTCTT CTCCATGAATCTAGCGTTGATCCTGCAGCTTTTGTGGAGCTTGGGCCTTGCTTATAAGGATATCTTTGCTCTAAGGAATAAAAAGGACCTTCACACCCGGGATAATCTATTGATCATTGTTATGGTTGACTGG GTCGTGGCAATTTTCATGTTCTCAGCAGCCTGTGCTTCCGCGAGCCTGACAATTTTCTTCATGCGGGATGTGAACTTCTGCGCGGCATACTCGCGGCTGGCCTGCCGGCAGTTCACGCTTTCGGTCGTCCTGGCGTTCATCACGTGGTTGCTGTAA